A region of Salvia splendens isolate huo1 chromosome 17, SspV2, whole genome shotgun sequence DNA encodes the following proteins:
- the LOC121775544 gene encoding protein VAPYRIN-like, which yields MEKLVQLSDHEILIDFSPNTKCRTTIRLKSLLPSAPIAFKLQTSSPHKFLVNPPTGLVPPLSSASFQIVLKPQSHPPPSFPRSPSDRFLLKISPVPESPESTHPKLANRWLDRVDSVPNQIYDVKLKVYFVGKFLLSHAVSGGDLESVRGIIKRQRSIVPDLADREADALYRAAARHSGVAALLVDAGLRIGGNDELRWAGKGWVGMHAAAAFDRAGEIEERVRGGEGVECRDREGRTPLILAAGKGNLRSVEALVRMGANVDARSKDGRTAMYRAAANGDLAVVEVLVAAGGDPTIGDVEHCRSAIGVARDKGHMEIVKVLEQGEAVLRAARRGELDTLEALLEKGANAGFCDQYGLTALHVAAIKGNKDVVMMLVEFGAGVEWQDAEGQTALHLAVEGGSVETVEVLICRGANVNATTAKGATPLHVSKLMEYEDITKLLLDKGAASVAPSEV from the exons atgGAGAAACTCGTCCAGCTCTCCGACCACGAAATCCTCATCGACTTCTCCCCAAACACCAAATGCCGCACCACAATCCGCCTCAAATCCCTCCTCCCCTCCGCCCCCATAGCCTTCAAGCTCCAAACCTCCTCCCCCCACAAATTCCTCGTCAATCCCCCCACCGGCCTCGTCCCCCCTCTCTCCTCCGCCTCCTTCCAAATCGTCCTCAAACCCCAGTCCCACCCACCCCCCTCCTTCCCCCGCTCCCCCTCCGACCGCTTCCTCCTCAAAATCTCCCCCGTCCCCGAATCGCCCGAGTCAACTCACCCTAAACTCGCCAACCGCTGGCTCGACCGAGTCGACTCAGTCCCGAACCAGATCTACGACGTGAAGCTAAAGGTCTACTTCGTAGGCAAATTCCTCCTCTCCCACGCTGTTTCCGGCGGGGATCTGGAATCGGTGAGGGGGATAATCAAGCGGCAGCGCTCGATCGTCCCCGATCTGGCGGATCGGGAGGCGGATGCGCTGTACCGGGCCGCGGCGCGGCACAGCGGCGTCGCGGCGCTGCTGGTGGACGCCGGGCTGAGGATCGGCGGGAATGATGAGTTGAGGTGGGCGGGGAAGGGGTGGGTGGGGATGCACGCGGCGGCGGCGTTCGATCGGGCCGGGGAGATCGAGGAGAGGGTGAGGGGAGGGGAGGGGGTGGAGTGCAGGGATAGGGAGGGGCGGACGCCGCTGATTCTGGCGGCGGGGAAGGGGAATTTGAGGAGCGTGGAGGCGCTGGTGCGGATGGGGGCGAATGTGGACGCGAGGAGTAAGGATGGGAGGACGGCGATGTACAGGGCGGCGGCGAATGGGGATTTGGCGGTGGTGGAAGTGCTGGTGGCGGCGGGCGGGGATCCGACGATTGGGGATGTGGAGCATTGCCGGTCGGCGATTGGCGTAGCGAGGGATAAGGGGCAT ATGGAGATAGTTAAAGTACTAGAGCAAGGAGAAGCAGTGCTTCGCGCAGCTAGGCGTGGGGAGCTCGACACCCTCGAAGCCCTGCTGGAGAAGGGAGCGAACGCGGGCTTCTGTGATCAATACGGCTTGACAGCGCTCCATGTGGCCGCCATCAAAGGGAACAAGGACGTGGTGATGATGCTCGTCGAGTTTGGTGCTGGCGTGGAGTGGCAGGACGCCGAAGGCCAGACTGCGCTGCATCTTGCTGTTGAAGGCGGGAGCGTTGAGACCGTTGAGGTTCTCATTTGCAGAGGAGCTAATGTGAATGCCACGACCGCCAAAGGCGCGACGCCACTCCATGTTTCAAAGCTGATGGAGTACGAGGACATAACGAAGCTTCTCCTCGACAAAGGAGCAGCTTCCGTTGCGCCCTCCGAGGTTTGA
- the LOC121774841 gene encoding probable inactive receptor-like protein kinase At3g56050, whose amino-acid sequence MKVFWRSKNLFLAAFALCCLFLLNFSFCCSLNHEGVALLKFKEEIVSDPHGALSNWIDEIGLENPCSWSGVGCSKGYVVDLNLKDLCLRGTLSPHIGILSHLKSLILRNNSFSGGIPEEITHIKGLEVLDVGYNNFSGKLPCSLGNNFSMTLLLLDNNESISDISPEVYELQKLSEAQVEEGLLSRSNEAACESLLTPWTSWEKRDVGERKLLQETPTRRQQPFRFRIPPTPAREFLPPTTPDPDLSPPPISTPAPDPPTPIPAPSVPQSPSPVQSPPSSSSAPLANNNSQTIFPEAENRTSLAAPAKSDGRNHTLVLVASIGGSLLLLLLVIGVVFYQYGKVSTVKPWATGLSGQLQRVFVTGVPKLKRSELEAACEDFSNVIGSASICTFYKGTLSSGVEIAVASVAMSSAKDWSSNLESQFRKKIDSLSKVNHKNFVSLLGFCEEQAPFTRMMVFEYAPNGTLFEHIHIKEAEHLDWTTRLRIAMGIAYCLKHMHQLTPPLAHKSLTSSCICLTEDYAAKVSDIAFWDEGAAAAERQTDPQSNVYSFGVILFEMITGRLPYTAGSDTLEDWASDYLRGMQPLREMVDPTLGTYREDQVEEIGEVIRWCADERPSMKEVCTRLRVITGIGPDGAIPKLSPLWWAELEILSTEAN is encoded by the exons ATGAAAGTGTTTTGGAGATCTAAAAATCTGTTCTTGGCTGCATTTGCTTTATGCTGCCTTTTTCTCCTCAATTTCAGTTTTTGCTGCTCTCTCAATCATGAAG GTGTGGCTTTGCTGAAATTTAAAGAAGAAATTGTGAGTGATCCACATGGAGCTTTGTCAAATTGGATTGATGAAATTGGATTGGAGAATCCTTGTTCTTGGTCTGGTGTTGGCTGCTCAAAGGGATATGTTGTTGATTT AAACCTCAAAGATCTTTGTTTGAGAGGTACTTTGTCTCCTCATATTGGGATCCTAAGTCACTTGAAATCTCT AATTCTGCGAAACAACTCGTTTTCGGGTGGGATCCCTGAAGAAATCACACACATAAAAGGATTGGAGGTGTTGGATGTTGGATATAACAACTTCAGTGGGAAGCTCCCTTGTAGTCTAGGCAACAATTTTTCGATGACACTTCT TTTGCTCGACAATAATGAGAGTATTAGTGACATAAGTCCTGAGGTTTACGAGCTTCAGAAGCTATCCGAAGCTCAAGTGGAGGAGGGCTTGCTGTCGAGATCCAACGAGGCAGCTTGTGAAAGCTTACTTACGCCATG GACTTCCTGGGAAAAACGAGACGTTGGAGAACGAAAATTGTTGCAAGAAACCCCGACTAGGAGACAACAGCCCTTCAGGTTCCGTATTCCACCTACCCCTGCCCGAGAATTCCTACCACCAACAACTCCGGATCCAGATTTATCTCCACCACCAATTTCAACTCCGGCTCCTGATCCTCCGACTCCTATACCTGCTCCTTCCGTGCCCCAGTCTCCCTCGCCTGTGCAGTCACCGCCTTCCTCTTCCTCTGCCCCTCTTGCTAACAATAACTCTCAAACAATATTTCCAGAAGCAGAGAATCGAACGAGCCTAGCAGCACCAGCTAAAAGTGATGGAAGGAATCACACACTTGTATTGGTTGCATCCATTGGTGGTTCTCTATTGCTTTTGCTTTTAGTTATTGGCGTCGTCTTCTATCAATATGGTAAAGTTTCGACGGTCAAGCCATGGGCTACGGGGCTAAGTGGACAGCTGCAGAGAGTATTTGTAACCG GTGTTCCCAAGCTCAAGAGATCCGAACTCGAGGCTGCTTGTGAGGACTTTAGCAACGTGATTGGTTCAGCTTCGATTTGTACTTTCTATAAGGGCACGTTGTCAAGTGGAGTTGAGATAGCAGTCGCTTCCGTTGCCATGTCATCTGCGAAGGACTGGTCTAGCAATCTCGAAAGCCAGTTCAGGAAGAAG ATTGACTCGCTATCGAAAGTGAATCACAAGAACTTCGTCAGCCTACTCGGTTTCTGTGAGGAGCAGGCGCCCTTCACGAGAATGATGGTTTTCGAGTATGCTCCCAACGGGACTCTGTTCGAGCACATTCACA TAAAAGAAGCCGAACACTTGGACTGGACAACGCGACTGAGAATCGCGATGGGAATCGCGTACTGCCTCAAGCATATGCACCAATTAACACCTCCATTAGCCCACAAAAGCCTGACTTCCTCGTGTATCTGTCTAACCGAAGACTACGCTGCCAAAGTGTCGGACATCGCCTTCTGGGATGAGGGCGCTGCAGCAGCAGAGAGGCAAACGGATCCACAGAGCAACGTCTACAGCTTTGGCGTGATACTGTTTGAGATGATCACGGGCAGGCTCCCGTACACCGCGGGTAGTGACACTCTCGAAGACTGGGCGTCGGACTACCTCAGGGGAATGCAACCGCTGAGGGAGATGGTAGACCCGACTCTGGGAACGTATCGGGAAGATCAGGTCGAAGAGATCGGTGAGGTGATCAGGTGGTGCGCGGATGAGAGGCCGTCCATGAAAGAGGTGTGTACGAGGCTGAGAGTGATCACCGGGATAGGGCCGGACGGGGCCATCCCGAAACTGTCGCCGCTCTGGTGGGCCGAGCTTGAGATTCTGTCGACTGAGGCCAACTAA